A region from the Corticium candelabrum chromosome 14, ooCorCand1.1, whole genome shotgun sequence genome encodes:
- the LOC134190041 gene encoding probable dolichyl pyrophosphate Glc1Man9GlcNAc2 alpha-1,3-glucosyltransferase isoform X1 — translation MVLRGHINLDFGLSSIVCLLNNLNYESWQCVLFQRVTVICGDFVLAYGVKEYLSTLRESGRYVSVGLKRVVLSVLILFNSGLLLVDHVHFQYNGMLFGILLLSIAKLKEGNVLCGAFWFAVLLNFKHIYLYIAPAYFVYLLRSYCFQKSDSFNWVPKLSTFLPRNFVRLGFVVIAVFGVSFGPFLALGQFNQVFVRLFPFKRGLTHAYWAPNFWALYNFADKIAVSIGSHFGLSISNTSGQAVLTGGLVGDIEHSVLPSISPLITLLLTLLTVLPALLKVWTQPHDFGGFVRCIVLCGLSSFLFGWHVHEKAILLVLVPLSLLSVCHYSDAGMYVIISTTGHVSLFPLLFLQQENPLRVNLTLLYLMFSYYALVSLPVTLSGQKDISKVALHPVLVLYLVGMAALQFYCTVLHPHTSWSDHLEFLPLMMTSVYCALGVVAVWLQCYAQMLQPL, via the exons GACACATCAATTTGGACTTTGGATTATCCTCCATTGTTTGCTTG CTGAACAACCTAAATTATGAAAGCTGGCAATGTGTCTTGTTTCAAAGAGTGACAGTCATTTGTGGTGATTTTGTTCTTGCGTATGGTGTGAAAGA ATATTTGAGTACTCTGAGAGAAAGTGGCCGTTATGTTTCTGTTGGGCTGAAGAGAGTTGTCTTGTCTGTATTGATCTTGTTCAACAGTGGCTTGCTGTTGGTTGATC ATGTCCATTTTCAATACAATGGAATGTTGTTTGGAATTCTTCTTCTCTCAATAGCAAAATTGAAAGAG GGTAATGTCTTGTGTGGAGCATTTTGGTTCGCTGTTCTATTGAACTTCAAacatatatatctatatattgcACCAGCGTACTTTGTCTACTTGCTGAGATCATACTGTTTTCAAAAGTCAG ATTCTTTCAACTGGGTACCAAAGCTCTCAACATTTCTTCCCAGAAATTTTGTGAGGCTAGGTTTTGTAGTTATTGCAGTATTTGGAGTTTCATTTGGACCTTTCCTTGCACTA GGTCAGTTTAATCAAGTCTTTGTTCGACTGTTTCCTTTTAAGCGTGGATTAACTCATGCATACTGGGCACCTAACTTTTGGGCATTATACAACTTTGCTGACAAAATTGCAGTGTCAATAG GTTCACATTTTGGTCTGTCCATAAGTAATACCAGTGGGCAAGCTGTTCTAACTGGTGGGCTAGTTGGTGATATCGAACACAGTGTACTACCATCAATTTCACCTTTGATTACTCTGTTGTTGACTCTGTTGACTGTTTTG cCTGCATTATTGAAAGTTTGGACTCAACCTCACGATTTTGGTGGATTTGTTCGTTGCATTGTTCTGTGTGGATTGAGctcatttttgtttggttggcATGTTCATGAGAAAGCAATATTGCTAGTTCTGGTTCCTCTGAG TTTGCTTTCAGTTTGCCATTACTCAGATGCTGGAATGTACGTTATCATTTCAACAACAGGGCATGTCTCTTTGTTTCCTCTTCTGTTTTTGCAACAAG AGAATCCTTTAAGGGTGAACCTAACACTACTTTATCTCATGTTTAGCTATTACGCATTGGTGTCACTTCCTGT CACACTAAGTGGGCAAAAGGATATCTCGAAAGTTGCATTGCATCCTGTTCTTGTCCTCTACCTTGTCGGGATGGCCGCCCTACAGTTTTATTGTACTGTGTTACATCCACACACGTCCTGGAGCGATCACCTGGAGTTTCTTCCCTTGATGATGACTTCTGTTTATTGTGCACTCGGCGTCGTGGCTGTCTGGTTGCAATGTTACGCCCAGATGCTGCAGCCTCTGTAG
- the LOC134190041 gene encoding probable dolichyl pyrophosphate Glc1Man9GlcNAc2 alpha-1,3-glucosyltransferase isoform X2, whose translation MVLRGHINLDFGLSSIVCLLNNLNYESWQCVLFQRVTVICGDFVLAYGVKEYLSTLRESGRYVSVGLKRVVLSVLILFNSGLLLVDHVHFQYNGMLFGILLLSIAKLKEGNVLCGAFWFAVLLNFKHIYLYIAPAYFVYLLRSYCFQKSDSFNWVPKLSTFLPRNFVRLGFVVIAVFGVSFGPFLALGQFNQVFVRLFPFKRGLTHAYWAPNFWALYNFADKIAVSIGSHFGLSISNTSGQAVLTGGLVGDIEHSVLPSISPLITLLLTLLTVLPALLKVWTQPHDFGGFVRCIVLCGLSSFLFGWHVHEKAILLVLVPLSLLSVCHYSDAGMYVIISTTGHVSLFPLLFLQQAITHWCHFLSH comes from the exons GACACATCAATTTGGACTTTGGATTATCCTCCATTGTTTGCTTG CTGAACAACCTAAATTATGAAAGCTGGCAATGTGTCTTGTTTCAAAGAGTGACAGTCATTTGTGGTGATTTTGTTCTTGCGTATGGTGTGAAAGA ATATTTGAGTACTCTGAGAGAAAGTGGCCGTTATGTTTCTGTTGGGCTGAAGAGAGTTGTCTTGTCTGTATTGATCTTGTTCAACAGTGGCTTGCTGTTGGTTGATC ATGTCCATTTTCAATACAATGGAATGTTGTTTGGAATTCTTCTTCTCTCAATAGCAAAATTGAAAGAG GGTAATGTCTTGTGTGGAGCATTTTGGTTCGCTGTTCTATTGAACTTCAAacatatatatctatatattgcACCAGCGTACTTTGTCTACTTGCTGAGATCATACTGTTTTCAAAAGTCAG ATTCTTTCAACTGGGTACCAAAGCTCTCAACATTTCTTCCCAGAAATTTTGTGAGGCTAGGTTTTGTAGTTATTGCAGTATTTGGAGTTTCATTTGGACCTTTCCTTGCACTA GGTCAGTTTAATCAAGTCTTTGTTCGACTGTTTCCTTTTAAGCGTGGATTAACTCATGCATACTGGGCACCTAACTTTTGGGCATTATACAACTTTGCTGACAAAATTGCAGTGTCAATAG GTTCACATTTTGGTCTGTCCATAAGTAATACCAGTGGGCAAGCTGTTCTAACTGGTGGGCTAGTTGGTGATATCGAACACAGTGTACTACCATCAATTTCACCTTTGATTACTCTGTTGTTGACTCTGTTGACTGTTTTG cCTGCATTATTGAAAGTTTGGACTCAACCTCACGATTTTGGTGGATTTGTTCGTTGCATTGTTCTGTGTGGATTGAGctcatttttgtttggttggcATGTTCATGAGAAAGCAATATTGCTAGTTCTGGTTCCTCTGAG TTTGCTTTCAGTTTGCCATTACTCAGATGCTGGAATGTACGTTATCATTTCAACAACAGGGCATGTCTCTTTGTTTCCTCTTCTGTTTTTGCAACAAG CTATTACGCATTGGTGTCACTTCCTGT CACACTAA